Genomic segment of Umezawaea sp. Da 62-37:
CCAGCAACTCCCCCTCCTGGACCAAGTCGACCCGACCGACATCGGATTGGGTGATCAACTCCACCGCGCGGTGGACAGCGGACACGGGCAACGGCCCGTGCACCGCGAGGTGCACCCGTGCGCGGCGCTCCTGGTCCTCCGTCCACGGTTCCGCGCGCACCACGCCTTCGTAGGTCTCCAGCAGCCGCTTGTCGTCGACGGGGAGCCGGATGCCGAGGTCCCGGTGGTCTTGGCGCAGCAGCGAGTGCACTGTGCGCACCATGCGGTCGAAAGACCCCTCAGCGCGCACGGTGGCCAACACGTCGAACACCACCCCGGCCAAAGGGGCGCCACGGGTCCCCGGCTCGGGTATCACGGCGGCCAGCCGTGCGCTCTGCAAGTCCAGGACATCGGTGCTGTCCCCGCGCCCGCCCCAGTCAGGCCCGTCGTGCCACGCGACGGCGGTGCGCTCGTGCACGAGCACCGCGCCCGCGTTCCACGCGCGGTAGGCGAAGTCCCAATCCTCGCCGCCGTAACCCACGAACCGCTCGTCGAAACCGCCGAGGTCGAGGAACAGCTCCTTCCTGCAGGCCATCACCGCTCCGATCACGAAGCGGAAGCTGCGGCCATCGGCGTTCAAGAGGTTTTCCGTTGTGGCGTAAGCGTCCAGCAACCACGGCGGTTCCTCGAGGGCGTCCACGTCCTGCGGCTGTTCGTCCTCGGCGAGTCGGGAGAACGAGGTGTGCCGGCGGCGGCCCACGGCCAGCACGTCGGGGCAGAGACCGATGTGGCGCACCACGCCTTCCACGTACCCCGCTTCGGGCACGGTGTCGGCGTCCAGGAAGACCAGGACCTCCCCCGTGCTGTGCCGAACAGCCAGATTTCGGACGGCCGCGGCGCGAAATCCCTCATCGGGCTGGGTCACGACAAGGGTTTCGACACCCGGCACGGCGAACGCGGGGGCGACGGCCGACCCGTCGTCGGCCAGCACCACCTGGGATGGTCGCAAGGTCTGGCGTTGCAGGGCCGACGCCATCCGGCCCAGCAGGTGGTGCTGCTCGAAATGGGTCACGACAACGGTCACGGTGGGTTTCTGCCGGGGATACCCCGACAGCAGATCCCACTCGTTGCGGGGCAGCAGGACGTCGGTCAGCACAGCGGCCCACCCGACTGTGCACGAACCCTGGCAAGCTCGGAGCGGTAGAGGGCTACGTGCTCGGCGCCGGTGTCCTGCCATCGTGGACGACGCGCCAACCGCGTCATCCCGGTGTCTTCCAGTGCACGGGAGACGTACTCGATCAGCTCGGGTTTGCCCTCCGCCAGCAGCAGGTTGCCCGGATAGCGGTGTTCGATCTCCGTGCTGTAAGGACCTGCCCAGACGATCGGTCGTCGCCGGCAGGACAACCAGGACAGCAGAGAACCGCTGGCGCTGACGTCGCGGTTCAGCACCAAGGGGACCCCTGCCGCCGCGGCCACGGAGGCGAACCGCGCGTCGGTCAGGTATCCGGTGATCGTCAGCGGCACCTGTCTGCGCTGGGCGCGCTCTCGCAGGTGGTCCTCCAGGTCGCGGTGTCCGGTACTGGTGGTCCCGGCGGCGATCACCGCGGGAGCACCAGCCGCACGGTCGCGACCCACGTCCGCGGCCAAGTCGATCGCGT
This window contains:
- a CDS encoding glycosyltransferase, yielding MLTDVLLPRNEWDLLSGYPRQKPTVTVVVTHFEQHHLLGRMASALQRQTLRPSQVVLADDGSAVAPAFAVPGVETLVVTQPDEGFRAAAVRNLAVRHSTGEVLVFLDADTVPEAGYVEGVVRHIGLCPDVLAVGRRRHTSFSRLAEDEQPQDVDALEEPPWLLDAYATTENLLNADGRSFRFVIGAVMACRKELFLDLGGFDERFVGYGGEDWDFAYRAWNAGAVLVHERTAVAWHDGPDWGGRGDSTDVLDLQSARLAAVIPEPGTRGAPLAGVVFDVLATVRAEGSFDRMVRTVHSLLRQDHRDLGIRLPVDDKRLLETYEGVVRAEPWTEDQERRARVHLAVHGPLPVSAVHRAVELITQSDVGRVDLVQEGELLAVAWSTRAVGRARRWAHCFERHEVLQRAFSIHRIDLDASDERSRTLEGFFSSWR